In Vigna radiata var. radiata cultivar VC1973A unplaced genomic scaffold, Vradiata_ver6 scaffold_415, whole genome shotgun sequence, the following are encoded in one genomic region:
- the LOC106755473 gene encoding putative serine/threonine-protein kinase has translation MNRVFSIYPNMVFLLFSTRSSSSSSPKTFIYNPKPQYQGSVTLIPRQDMKIPFFTCFSSPTKEQNKSDYPEEEINDGSFRLFTYSELKLATRNFHSSEKVGEGGFGSVYKGRLLDGSLVAVKVLSVEVESMRGEREFVAELATLANIKHQNLVSLKGCCVEGVHRYLVYDYMENNSLYKTFLGSEERRMRFSWETRKEVSIGVARGLDFLHEELKPHIVHRDIKAKNILLDQNFTPKVSDFGLAKLLRDEASYISTRVAGTLGYLAPEYANSGQVSRKSDVYSFGVLLLQIVSGLAVVDAYQDIERFIVEKAWAAYQSNDLLKLVDPMLNKNFPEEEAIKFLKVGLLCVQETAKLRPRMSEVVEKFTNNVDMKDVKISKPGFVADLRNIRIRNQNSSPETSSAGATFASSIWSSANLAR, from the exons ATGAACCGTGTATTCTCGATTTACCCAAACATGgtctttctccttttctccacacgctcttcttcttcttcttctccaaaaACCTTCATATATAACCCCAAACCCCAATATCAAGGGAGTGTTACACTTATCCCAAGACAAGACATGAAGATTCCTTTTTTCACTTGTTTCTCTTCACCCaccaaagaacaaaacaaaagcg ACTACCCAGAGGAGGAGATCAATGATGGGAGCTTCCGTTTGTTCACATATAGTGAATTGAAATTGGCCACGCGAAATTTCCATTCCTCGGAGAAGGTTGGAGAAGGTGGCTTTGGTTCTGTCTATAAG GGGAGGCTTCTGGATGGTTCTCTTGTGGCGGTGAAGGTGCTTTCGGTTGAGGTGGAATCCATGCGAGGAGAGAGGGAATTTGTGGCGGAACTGGCTACACTTGCAAACATCAAACACCAAAATCTTGTAAGCTTGAAAGGGTGTTGCGTGGAAGGTGTTCATAGGTATTTGGTGTATGATTATATGGAGAACAACAGCCTCTACAAAACATTCTTGG GTTCGGAGGAGAGAAGAATGAGATTCAGCTGGGAAACAAGAAAGGAAGTATCGATAGGAGTGGCTCGGGGACTTGACTTTCTCCACGAAGAGCTTAAGCCTCATATCGTACACAGAGACATCAAAGCCAAAAATATTCTTCTTGATCAGAATTTCACCCCAAAGGTTTCGGATTTCGGTTTGGCAAAATTGCTGAGAGACGAAGCTTCTTACATCAGCACTCGTGTTGCAGGGACATT GGGTTATCTAGCTCCAGAATATGCCAATTCCGGACAGGTTTCAAGAAAATCCGATGTTTACAGCTTCGGAGTGTTGCTTCTGCAAATCGTGAGTGGCCTAGCAGTGGTGGATGCGTATCAAGACATTGAACGTTTCATAGTGGAGAAG GCGTGGGCAGCTTATCAATCTAACGATCTGTTAAAACTGGTGGATCCCATGTTGAACAAGAATTTTCCCGAGGAGGAAGCCATAAAGTTCTTGAAGGTGGGGCTACTTTGTGTGCAAGAAACAGCGAAACTTCGGCCACGAATGTCAGAGGTGGTCGAGAAGTTCACCAACAACGTTGATATGAAAGATGTTAAGATTTCGAAACCAGGGTTTGTTGCTGATCTGAGGAACATCAGAATCAGAAACCAAAACTCGTCCCCGGAAACAAGTTCTGCTGGAGCAACCTTCGCAAGCTCCATTTGGAGTTCAGCCAATCTTGCTCGTTAG